CTGCCGACGTCCGGAATCGACTTCTTCCTGAAGAATCTCAGTATCGGTTACTACAGAAACGTGAATCTGCATCTATGGGACGTCGGCGGTCTCGCACTTCATGGGAACATGCTGGACAAATACGTCTTCGATGCTCACGTAAGCAGACATAGACGACAATATTAAAAGAACACTTGCGAAGTCAATGAATTTCTACAGAAAGTTGAATCCTTCACTTACGAGAATGTGATTTTCAGATTATTCTGTTAGTGTACGACGTCACGAACACTTTCAGCTTCGAAATCCTAGAGGATTGGATCGACAAAATCAGAAAAGTGAACAACAGCTTCGACGAGGCACCTTTGATGGCCGTGGTCGGCAACAAATGCGACATAGAGCATCAGAGGTCGGTGAAAAGGGATCGAAGCCACAAATTCGCCGCGGACAATGGGTTCCCGTCTCACGATGTGTCTGCTAGGACCGGTGAAGCGGTAGAAACTCTTCAGCTAATGAAATTTTCTAGTATTTTCCGCATTATTTTTAAAGGAAAGCTTTCGTTTCAGGTGTCCCTGTGCATTGTCAACTTGGCGGCGCAAATCTTGGGCGTGCGACTAACGAAAACCGACCAGGATTATCACAAACCGATAATTATCGCGGAAATAGGTGACACGGTCGACATGAGTACCGTTCAAAAGGTCGTGAAACGAGCACCGACGAAAAAGCAGAGCCAGTTACCCTTTTATCCTCATCTACATGCGTCGAAGTCGGCGGTTTGCGTGCTGCAGTGAGAAACAatcgtaaaatatatttctaacagAATTATTTTCGCACACGGAGTTTCAACGCGATCGCGACTGTCAGCAATGTACATAAGatgttcgaatatttttcatagatcTCTTACCGTTACCTGACGCGATTCACCGAAATACGAAGGGGGTAAAACGCAATGAAAGAACCACTTCTGTCTTCGCAGTAGATTTAGAaacagatttatttattaatagaatctTGCTACTCGTGgcaattaattgttaatagcGAGTCGACGTAACAAtgttaaaaatacttttacaaTAATATCAAATGTATCGTACGTACGACGAAACGTATATGATGCGTCGAGCGACCGGAACCGCGCAACGCCGCGATCCCCGATTTCGGTGATTTCAATGCTCGCGCGTGACGTTTCCGTCGATTGTTCTTCAAGGCGGAATTGTCCGGCGCGGCGGTCGGCCTCGGATGTcgtaaaatcgaataaaaattcaacggtTAAATAGAGTAAAACTGTTGTTCGCAAAAAGGTGAACGGAAGATCGTCGAACTTTTTCTATACCTTCTCGTAAATCGCTCGCTAGCGAGGAGAGCTCTCCCTATAATCTATCTATTAATGGCACTAATCATGCAAACGTTACATATTGCGGAGAACGTAAACGTACGCGGCAAACATAAACGGAGTATCAACAAGGGAACAATGGTAGCTAACAAGAGTGAACGGGGGCGTGGGGGAGAAGAGAGCGGTTGTGTGCGTATGCTCGGAACAATTGGTTTTACAAAGTACATGCGAGTTTGCGAATTGGAAGCATTTGAAAAAGGGCGTGTGCACgccaataaataagaaataaattagtcGGCGTTTCCGTTGCGTCCGATAGGAATCAGGTAAAAACAAGTATACGCGGATCGTTGTGAAATACCGTGAACGTCGCTATGGAGACTGCGGTCATTCGTAAAATCAGCATCGGAGACTCAGCTCCGCCAAGCAAGAATGAAAAATCGATGCATAGAAATTCCGAGATCTAATGCCTCATTTCTGGATCGCTAATTAAAAGTACATTTTGCTCTTCGAACGTTAAAAAGTAAGAGACACTCGCTCGTCCACGGCGCGGTGGACGAGGACAATTTGCGGACGGTGCAGTCGACAGATTCGGAACACTCGTTCGAGTTGAGATATAGAGTACAATTCTATCCATTAAAGGTACAAGgtgcaaaattataattttcggtAGACTTTAATTACACCATCGATTGTTGCTCGTCCTTTCTTTTAAAAAACCGAGACTTCAAGGGTATCTCAGTAGAGTTTCCTTACTTACTCTAATATGGTCGTCAGTCTCTTATTATACAGTGTGTCCTATGTTAATCTATTCGCGCGAGCATCCTCGAATTTCTCAATATTGCTTTAAAATGAACGTGTCTTAAAAATTATCGTGAACAACTACTGTGATCCGGAATGGCTGTGGATAGATTAGAATAGAATCTGTATGTATGATGATTATTCTTCCACAGTGTTGGCGCTTATCTTACTATAACTCTGATTTCTTCAATGGTCTCCTCGGCCATACATTCTTCGCTAATACCTTTTCTTTAGCTTCCCACAGTTGAGTGAATTTATCATTCAATGGAGCGAGATACGTGTCTATCCACTCCTGTATGGTATAATTGTCGTATATATCCGCCATGGCCGTTCTCATTTCTTTCTCGATGTACAGTATCTCTACTTTATGTCTATCCAGATCGGCGACTGCGTGTTCTACGTGGATAGGACTCGAAAAAGAATACTTTATGTTGTATGGTTTCAACCATCCCTTGAACGTGTTGTCCTGCTCCATTTTGGTAACTTCTTGTGTCAACGAATGCAGTCGTAAAATGGTCGCGTAAATCGACACTCCTTGGTAGCTGCATTTGGTCCAACCGTATTGAGGTTCTGgaaaacttaaagaaataatactcTCGCATTGCAGTGCTTGCAACACAGGTGCAGGTACTTCTGTTGGGAATCCACTCAGATCCGGAGCTAGCAGAATAGCTAAATTCATAGCCAAAGATGGCACAGAAGAGGGTAACAATTCACAGAGTACGCTAAAGTGATCGTACCGTTGCCATCCTGTTAAGATTACTCCTTTGAATGTGATCTGAGATgagtatttgtaaataatttctaacCAATGCTGATGATTCTCCATATGGTAAGCAATGTCAGTATAATATCTGTCCGGCGAAGTAGCACCCTTAAAAGCTGTGGCAACCCACACATCCTTCCAAACCGATGCATAGCTTTCCCACAATTGGTCTGTTAAGGATGCTGCAGGATCTGTAGTGTATTTCCAAATAACAGGCTCTACCATTAAATGTAACCCTCTGTCAATTATTTCTTGAGGGGAAATGTCTCTAAACTCATCGTCCCACATGAGAATTGTAAGCTCCGGATACTTGTCCTTAATGTACCTTGCTACTTTTGAGACATGATCTAAGAATAGCTGCTTTTTGCCCCATTGTTTTCTGACCATTGTTTCCAAACATCTGGAGCATTCCCCTATCTGATATACTTCATCTGCACCTATGTGCAAGTGTTTTGCATTTGGATGTGCAACTACAATTTGATCTatcatttcataaattaatgGAAGTGTTTTATTATGAGTAGGGCATAAAGCTTGAGGATAATGTGGCACTTCACGATAATCTTTGTACTGATCTAACTTAAGTACAAATTCCATGTGACCAAAGGTCTGTATTAATGGAATAACTATAAGCTTGTTCTCACTTGCAATCTGTTGAATTCTTTCGATATCCTTTCTAGTGTAGCTATTGCCTGCACTGA
The window above is part of the Nomia melanderi isolate GNS246 chromosome 2, iyNomMela1, whole genome shotgun sequence genome. Proteins encoded here:
- the LOC116433177 gene encoding ras-related protein Rab-28 gives rise to the protein MSDVEEELVAKRLKIVLVGDSGSGKTSIAQKFCHNEFTRQYLPTSGIDFFLKNLSIGYYRNVNLHLWDVGGLALHGNMLDKYVFDAHIILLVYDVTNTFSFEILEDWIDKIRKVNNSFDEAPLMAVVGNKCDIEHQRSVKRDRSHKFAADNGFPSHDVSARTGEAVSLCIVNLAAQILGVRLTKTDQDYHKPIIIAEIGDTVDMSTVQKVVKRAPTKKQSQLPFYPHLHASKSAVCVLQ
- the LOC116433170 gene encoding hexosaminidase D — translated: MTRLRGRASLMVIIMICFTLLIVIYHILNNEVEDVSSNKLNPRLKIEEVYPLSDLTENPRSIAKKQQIEVHILGKLKRGGGMLFNELNGKSSINNSPLFKGHKIVHLDLKGAPPKVSYYKYLLKLLKRLGATGILIEYEDMFPFEGKIQDISAGNSYTRKDIERIQQIASENKLIVIPLIQTFGHMEFVLKLDQYKDYREVPHYPQALCPTHNKTLPLIYEMIDQIVVAHPNAKHLHIGADEVYQIGECSRCLETMVRKQWGKKQLFLDHVSKVARYIKDKYPELTILMWDDEFRDISPQEIIDRGLHLMVEPVIWKYTTDPAASLTDQLWESYASVWKDVWVATAFKGATSPDRYYTDIAYHMENHQHWLEIIYKYSSQITFKGVILTGWQRYDHFSVLCELLPSSVPSLAMNLAILLAPDLSGFPTEVPAPVLQALQCESIISLSFPEPQYGWTKCSYQGVSIYATILRLHSLTQEVTKMEQDNTFKGWLKPYNIKYSFSSPIHVEHAVADLDRHKVEILYIEKEMRTAMADIYDNYTIQEWIDTYLAPLNDKFTQLWEAKEKVLAKNVWPRRPLKKSEL